A portion of the Flavobacterium limnophilum genome contains these proteins:
- the ilvD gene encoding dihydroxy-acid dehydratase has product MELNKYSKTITQDVTQPAAQAMLYGIGLTEEDLKKAQVGIVSMGYEGNTCNMHLNDLAKDVKKGVWNADLVGLIFNTIGVSDGISNGTDGMRYSLVSRDVIADSIETVMGAQWYDGLIAIPGCDKNMPGALIAMGRVNRPSIMVYGGTINSGRWKGEHLNIVSAFEALGKKFQKNISDEDFKGVIQNSCPGPGACGGMYTANTMSSAIEALGMSLPYSSSNPALSEDKRRECDDAGKAIRILLEKDIKPRDIMTRKAFENAITIVAVLGGSTNAVMHLIAMAHSVDIEITLTDFQEISDRTPVLADLKPSGKYMMEDLHAVGGVPAVMKYLLKEGFIHGDCLTVTGKTIAENLANVPDLQDGQEVIHEIQKALKSTGNIQILYGNLASEGCVAKISGKEGEYFEGTAVVFESEFDVIPGIQNGMVKPGDVVVIRYCGPKGGPGMPEMLKPTSAIMGAGLGSSVALITDGRFSGGSHGFVVGHVTPEAYDGGGIALVENGDLITIDAVKNTINLKISDAEFAERKAKWVQPTLKATKGVLLKYARSVSSASTGCVTDK; this is encoded by the coding sequence ATGGAATTAAACAAATACAGCAAAACCATCACTCAAGACGTTACCCAACCTGCGGCACAAGCAATGCTGTACGGAATTGGCTTGACCGAAGAGGATTTGAAAAAAGCTCAAGTGGGTATTGTCAGTATGGGTTATGAAGGTAACACTTGCAACATGCACTTGAACGATTTGGCCAAAGATGTCAAAAAAGGAGTGTGGAATGCCGATTTAGTGGGCTTGATTTTCAACACCATTGGCGTAAGCGACGGAATTTCAAACGGTACAGACGGGATGCGTTATTCCTTGGTTTCCCGTGATGTAATTGCCGATTCCATCGAAACCGTTATGGGAGCGCAATGGTATGACGGATTAATCGCCATTCCGGGTTGCGACAAAAATATGCCGGGAGCCTTAATCGCCATGGGAAGAGTGAATCGTCCATCGATCATGGTTTATGGTGGCACGATTAATTCGGGAAGATGGAAAGGCGAACACCTTAACATCGTTTCCGCATTTGAAGCTTTGGGAAAAAAATTCCAAAAAAACATTAGCGACGAAGATTTTAAGGGAGTGATTCAAAATTCTTGTCCAGGGCCAGGAGCTTGTGGCGGAATGTACACTGCAAACACTATGTCATCGGCCATCGAAGCCTTGGGTATGAGTTTGCCTTATAGTTCCTCCAATCCCGCTTTGAGCGAAGACAAAAGACGCGAATGCGACGATGCCGGAAAAGCCATCCGAATCTTGTTGGAAAAAGACATCAAGCCAAGGGACATCATGACGCGCAAAGCTTTTGAAAACGCCATTACCATCGTGGCCGTTTTGGGAGGTTCGACCAATGCCGTGATGCATTTAATTGCCATGGCGCATTCAGTGGACATCGAAATCACCTTGACCGATTTTCAGGAAATCAGCGACAGAACACCGGTACTTGCCGACTTGAAACCGAGCGGAAAATACATGATGGAAGATTTACACGCGGTGGGAGGAGTTCCAGCGGTAATGAAATATTTATTGAAAGAAGGATTTATCCACGGAGACTGTTTGACCGTAACCGGAAAAACAATAGCCGAAAACTTGGCCAATGTTCCTGATTTACAAGACGGACAAGAAGTAATTCACGAGATCCAAAAAGCATTAAAATCGACTGGAAACATCCAGATTTTATACGGGAACTTAGCCTCAGAAGGTTGTGTTGCCAAAATAAGCGGAAAAGAAGGAGAATATTTTGAAGGAACAGCCGTTGTTTTCGAAAGTGAATTCGATGTCATTCCGGGTATCCAAAACGGTATGGTCAAACCGGGCGATGTAGTCGTCATTCGGTATTGTGGGCCAAAAGGTGGTCCAGGGATGCCGGAAATGCTGAAACCAACCTCTGCCATTATGGGAGCTGGATTGGGAAGCAGCGTTGCCCTGATTACAGACGGTAGATTCTCTGGAGGCTCACATGGATTCGTGGTAGGCCACGTTACACCAGAAGCTTATGACGGAGGCGGAATAGCCTTGGTTGAAAATGGGGATTTAATTACGATTGATGCCGTTAAAAACACCATCAATCTTAAGATATCTGATGCAGAATTTGCCGAAAGAAAAGCCAAATGGGTTCAACCCACCTTGAAAGCGACAAAAGGAGTTTTACTTAAATATGCCCGATCGGTTTCGAGTGCCTCAACAGGATGTGTAACCGATAAATAG
- the ilvB gene encoding biosynthetic-type acetolactate synthase large subunit — protein sequence MENNKISGAEAVIRCLLAEGVDLVYGYPGGAIMPVYDELYKFQDQLHHVLVRHEQGAAHAAQGYARATGKVGVAIATSGPGATNLVTGIADAQIDSTPLVCITGQVGKHLLGSDAFQETDIIGISTPVTKWNYQVTEAHEIPEIIAKAFFIARSGRPGPVLIDITKNAQFDKFDFSYEKCTGIRSYFPKPALNLQKVQEAADIINNAKKPFIVFGQGIILSEAEAQLKRFVEKSGIPAAWTILGLSALPTEHPLNVGMVGMHGNYGPNLLTNECDVLIALGMRFDDRVTGNLATYAKQAKVIHFEIDPSEVDKNVKTSVAVLADVKEALTALIPLIDKKSHDSWHNEFKEKYKIELDAVINEELKPTNGKGISMGETIEMINKHSKGDAIIVSDVGQHQMFACRYAKFNSSKSNVTSGGLGTMGFALPAAIGAKMGMPEREVVAIIGDGGFQMNIQELGTIFQTKVPVKIVVLNNEFLGMVRQWQELFFDNRYASTKMTNPNFIAIAEGYHIKSRKVTQREDLDAAVAEMLASKDSYFLEVMVEKENNVFPMIPTGASVSDMRLS from the coding sequence ATGGAAAATAATAAAATATCAGGCGCAGAAGCCGTTATTAGATGCTTGTTAGCTGAAGGAGTTGACTTGGTTTATGGATATCCAGGTGGAGCCATAATGCCGGTTTATGACGAATTATATAAATTTCAAGATCAATTGCACCACGTATTGGTGCGCCACGAACAAGGAGCGGCCCATGCTGCCCAAGGTTATGCCAGAGCCACCGGAAAAGTGGGTGTTGCCATTGCCACTTCTGGACCGGGAGCCACCAATTTAGTTACAGGAATAGCCGATGCCCAAATCGATTCCACTCCCTTGGTTTGCATTACGGGTCAGGTTGGAAAACATTTATTGGGTTCGGATGCTTTTCAAGAAACGGACATCATCGGAATTTCGACTCCGGTAACCAAATGGAATTACCAGGTTACCGAAGCCCACGAAATACCTGAAATCATCGCCAAAGCTTTTTTTATCGCCAGATCAGGCCGTCCAGGTCCCGTTTTGATCGATATTACCAAAAATGCCCAATTCGATAAATTTGATTTCAGTTATGAAAAATGCACCGGAATTAGAAGTTACTTTCCTAAACCGGCGTTGAATCTTCAAAAAGTACAAGAAGCAGCAGATATAATCAACAATGCCAAAAAGCCATTCATTGTTTTTGGTCAAGGCATCATATTAAGTGAAGCAGAAGCACAACTAAAACGATTTGTTGAAAAATCAGGAATTCCTGCTGCTTGGACTATTTTAGGACTTTCGGCTTTGCCAACAGAGCATCCGTTGAATGTTGGAATGGTGGGAATGCACGGTAATTACGGTCCTAATTTATTGACCAACGAATGCGATGTCTTGATTGCGCTCGGAATGCGTTTTGACGACCGTGTTACCGGAAATTTGGCCACTTACGCCAAACAAGCCAAGGTAATCCATTTCGAAATTGATCCATCGGAAGTGGATAAAAACGTAAAAACATCGGTTGCCGTTTTGGCTGATGTCAAAGAAGCCTTGACTGCCTTGATTCCGTTAATCGACAAAAAATCACATGATTCTTGGCACAATGAGTTCAAGGAAAAATACAAAATAGAACTGGATGCTGTCATCAATGAAGAGCTGAAACCAACGAATGGCAAAGGAATTTCGATGGGAGAAACCATAGAAATGATCAACAAACACTCGAAAGGGGATGCGATAATTGTTTCTGATGTTGGACAACACCAAATGTTTGCCTGCCGTTATGCCAAATTCAATTCATCCAAAAGTAACGTTACTTCGGGTGGATTGGGAACAATGGGATTTGCCTTGCCTGCGGCCATTGGTGCCAAAATGGGAATGCCGGAACGCGAAGTGGTAGCCATCATTGGAGACGGAGGTTTTCAAATGAACATTCAAGAATTGGGAACTATTTTTCAAACCAAAGTTCCCGTGAAAATCGTGGTTTTGAACAACGAATTTTTGGGTATGGTTCGCCAATGGCAAGAATTATTTTTCGACAATCGTTATGCATCCACCAAAATGACAAATCCCAATTTTATTGCCATTGCCGAAGGATACCACATCAAATCCAGAAAAGTGACCCAAAGAGAAGATTTGGATGCTGCCGTTGCCGAAATGTTGGCTTCGAAAGATTCTTACTTCCTGGAAGTTATGGTAGAAAAAGAAAACAATGTATTCCCAATGATTCCTACAGGAGCTTCGGTTTCTGATATGCGATTAAGTTAA
- the ilvN gene encoding acetolactate synthase small subunit, which translates to MENKTFTISVYSENNVGLLNRISGIFLKRHINILSLNVSESEIENVSRFVIVVNTTEKWVQNIVGQIEKQIEVIKAFYHIDEETIFLESAIFKIESSLLFDERQIQNIIKESHSEIVTVSRDFFVISKSGKRSEINDLYNKLKPFGIMQFVRSGRISVSKQKMEISTLLEELKQ; encoded by the coding sequence ATGGAAAATAAAACATTCACTATTTCTGTTTATTCAGAAAACAACGTTGGCCTACTCAATAGAATATCCGGTATATTCTTGAAACGCCATATTAATATATTGAGCCTAAATGTATCCGAATCAGAAATTGAAAACGTTTCTCGTTTCGTAATCGTGGTCAACACCACCGAAAAATGGGTACAAAACATTGTAGGCCAGATCGAAAAACAAATCGAAGTCATCAAGGCTTTTTATCATATCGATGAAGAAACCATTTTCCTTGAAAGTGCGATTTTCAAAATAGAATCCAGCTTATTGTTTGACGAAAGACAAATCCAGAACATTATCAAAGAAAGTCATTCGGAAATCGTGACCGTGTCCAGGGACTTTTTCGTGATATCAAAATCGGGAAAACGTTCTGAAATCAACGACTTGTACAATAAACTAAAACCTTTCGGCATCATGCAGTTTGTACGCTCCGGAAGAATATCGGTTTCCAAGCAAAAAATGGAAATCTCGACCTTATTAGAAGAACTAAAACAATAA